A genome region from Microbacterium terricola includes the following:
- a CDS encoding aminotransferase — protein sequence MLFDYFAHVELPTPTLGLDEATALVRSEFGIDAMLTELGSQQDQNFLVHPVGAPEPLGVLKISNPVFTEPEIELQTLAGARVGERQPTVRTPHVVPGAEGWWQTSQGPLHARIISFVSGSTLTGSAYLAPAVVARMGELSARASLALADLDHPAAARTLQWDLRHAGRVIDTLLPLEPDLAVRERVAAVAHAARQALAPVADRLPRQLGHWDITDDNILAPDLPGALPDAIIDFGDVAASWAVGELAVTLSSVLHHDGATPLSTLPAIRAFHELRPLNTDEADALWPLVVLRGAVLVLSGRQQVRLDADNAYATDGLDREYRILEQAAAVPVAVMTRLIRHALGLPIDDSPRWGAAPLLDIDGPTVLLDAGTTAPLNDEGAWLDHDALDRAAQRALDGGAGAVLLPALSPVLTGAPLRTPTAPATIPTAATLWLAHETPLHVPEGATVDRDPTGVTITAGDASVRVTGAFDTDERMLPPRARIDVRLTAAGADVPAWLAPAVLPGWQGLVGDPAAAIGFPAPEQPGPPEAPAAPADADLLARRASVLADVQEHYYARPPRIERGWREHLIDTDGRVYLDMVNNVASVGHAHPRIAEAAGRQLRLLNTNSRFHYAAITEYAERLAATLPDELDTVFLVNSGSEAADLALRLAMAATGRTDIVAMREAYHGWTFASDAVSTSVADNPHALATRPSWVHTVAAANGYRGAHRGVEAARYAPEAVAHLRALAAGGAQIAGFICESWFGNAGGIALPDGYLAEVYAAVRELGGLAIADEVQVGFGRLGDWFWGFEQQGVVPDIVAVAKSIGAGHPLGAVVTTRAIAERYRTQGYFFSSTGGSPVSSVVGTTVLDIIADEALQENARVVGAHLKGRLEALGAQHPLVGTVHGAGLYLGLEFVRDRATLEPATTETAAICDRLLELGVIMQPTGDHQNVLKIKPPLCLTTASADFFVDMLDRVLTTGW from the coding sequence GTGCTCTTCGACTACTTCGCCCACGTCGAACTGCCGACGCCCACACTCGGCCTCGACGAGGCGACGGCCCTGGTGCGCAGCGAGTTCGGCATCGACGCGATGCTCACCGAACTCGGCAGCCAGCAGGACCAGAACTTCCTCGTGCACCCGGTCGGCGCCCCCGAGCCGCTGGGTGTGCTGAAGATCAGCAACCCGGTCTTCACCGAACCCGAGATCGAGCTGCAGACCCTCGCCGGTGCCCGGGTCGGCGAGCGCCAGCCCACCGTGCGCACGCCGCACGTCGTGCCCGGCGCGGAGGGCTGGTGGCAGACGTCGCAGGGACCCCTGCACGCCCGCATCATCAGCTTCGTGTCGGGCAGCACCCTGACCGGGTCGGCGTACCTCGCCCCCGCCGTCGTCGCGCGGATGGGCGAGCTCTCCGCCCGCGCGAGCCTCGCCCTCGCCGACCTCGACCACCCGGCGGCCGCGCGCACCCTGCAGTGGGACCTGCGCCACGCCGGCCGCGTCATCGACACGCTGCTCCCCCTCGAGCCCGACCTCGCCGTGCGCGAGCGCGTCGCGGCGGTCGCGCACGCCGCCCGACAGGCTCTGGCGCCCGTCGCCGATCGCCTCCCCCGCCAGCTCGGGCACTGGGACATCACCGACGACAACATCCTCGCCCCCGACCTGCCCGGCGCCCTGCCCGATGCCATCATCGACTTCGGCGACGTCGCCGCGTCGTGGGCGGTCGGCGAGCTGGCCGTCACCCTCTCGTCGGTGCTGCACCACGACGGTGCCACCCCGCTCTCGACACTCCCGGCGATCCGGGCATTCCATGAGCTGCGCCCCCTGAACACCGACGAGGCCGATGCGCTCTGGCCGCTCGTCGTGCTGCGCGGCGCTGTCCTGGTGCTGAGCGGCCGCCAGCAGGTGCGGCTCGACGCCGACAACGCCTACGCGACCGACGGCCTCGACCGGGAGTACCGCATCCTCGAGCAGGCCGCCGCGGTCCCGGTCGCCGTGATGACCCGGCTGATCCGCCACGCGCTCGGCCTCCCCATCGACGACTCCCCTCGCTGGGGTGCCGCACCTCTCCTCGACATCGACGGCCCGACGGTCCTCCTCGACGCGGGCACGACGGCGCCGCTCAACGACGAGGGCGCGTGGCTCGACCACGACGCCCTCGACCGCGCCGCGCAGAGAGCGCTCGACGGCGGCGCGGGCGCCGTACTCCTGCCCGCCCTGTCGCCCGTGCTGACCGGAGCACCCCTGCGCACCCCGACGGCCCCCGCGACCATCCCGACCGCTGCCACCCTGTGGCTCGCCCACGAGACGCCGCTGCACGTGCCGGAGGGCGCTACGGTCGACCGCGACCCGACCGGCGTCACGATCACGGCGGGCGACGCATCCGTCCGCGTCACGGGGGCGTTCGACACAGACGAGCGGATGCTGCCGCCCCGCGCCCGGATCGACGTCCGCCTCACCGCGGCCGGCGCCGACGTGCCCGCGTGGCTCGCCCCCGCCGTCCTGCCCGGCTGGCAGGGGCTCGTCGGCGACCCGGCTGCGGCCATCGGGTTCCCCGCACCCGAGCAGCCCGGACCACCCGAGGCACCCGCAGCGCCGGCAGACGCCGACCTCCTCGCCCGCCGCGCGAGCGTGCTGGCCGACGTCCAGGAGCACTACTACGCCCGGCCCCCGCGGATCGAGCGCGGCTGGCGCGAGCACCTCATCGACACCGACGGCCGCGTGTACCTCGACATGGTCAACAACGTCGCCTCGGTCGGGCACGCGCACCCGCGCATCGCGGAGGCGGCCGGCCGTCAGCTGCGCCTGCTGAACACGAACTCGCGGTTCCACTACGCGGCCATCACCGAGTACGCCGAGCGCCTCGCGGCCACGCTGCCCGACGAGCTCGACACGGTGTTCCTGGTCAACTCCGGCTCGGAGGCCGCCGACCTCGCCCTTCGGCTGGCCATGGCCGCCACCGGCCGCACCGACATCGTCGCGATGCGCGAGGCGTACCACGGCTGGACTTTCGCGAGCGATGCCGTCTCCACCTCGGTCGCCGACAACCCGCACGCGCTCGCCACCCGTCCGAGCTGGGTGCACACCGTCGCCGCCGCGAACGGCTACCGGGGCGCGCACCGGGGCGTCGAGGCCGCGCGCTACGCACCCGAGGCCGTCGCGCACCTGCGCGCGCTCGCGGCCGGAGGCGCACAGATCGCCGGGTTCATCTGCGAGAGCTGGTTCGGCAACGCCGGCGGCATCGCCCTCCCCGACGGCTACCTGGCCGAGGTGTACGCCGCGGTCCGTGAGCTCGGCGGACTCGCGATCGCCGACGAGGTGCAGGTCGGCTTCGGGCGGTTGGGCGACTGGTTCTGGGGCTTCGAGCAGCAGGGTGTCGTGCCCGACATCGTCGCGGTGGCGAAGTCGATCGGGGCGGGGCACCCGCTCGGCGCCGTGGTCACGACACGCGCGATCGCCGAGCGGTACCGCACGCAGGGGTACTTCTTCTCGTCCACGGGCGGATCGCCGGTCTCGTCCGTCGTCGGCACGACGGTGCTCGACATCATCGCCGACGAGGCGCTGCAGGAGAACGCGCGGGTGGTCGGCGCGCATCTGAAGGGGCGTCTCGAGGCGCTGGGCGCACAGCATCCGCTCGTCGGAACCGTGCACGGCGCCGGCCTGTATCTGGGCCTCGAATTCGTCCGCGACCGCGCGACCCTCGAGCCGGCCACCACCGAGACCGCGGCCATCTGCGACCGGCTGCTCGAGCTGGGCGTGATCATGCAGCCCACCGGCGACCACCAGAACGTGCTGAAGATCAAGCCGCCGCTCTGCCTGACCACCGCATCGGCCGACTTCTTCGTCGACATGCTCGATCGGGTGCTCACGACCGGCTGGTGA
- a CDS encoding CsbD family protein, with the protein MGLDDKIENAAEDLKGKSKEAAGKATGDKKLETEGHVDQAKADVKNAAEDVKDAFR; encoded by the coding sequence ATGGGCTTGGACGACAAGATCGAAAACGCCGCAGAGGACCTCAAGGGCAAGAGCAAGGAAGCCGCCGGCAAGGCAACCGGTGACAAGAAGCTCGAGACCGAGGGACATGTGGACCAAGCCAAGGCTGACGTCAAGAACGCGGCTGAGGACGTCAAGGACGCGTTCCGCTGA
- a CDS encoding lipase maturation factor family protein: protein MDGFAAVDFEFARQVLQRGIAALYLVAFVSSLNQFRPLLGERGLMPAPDLLAWAASSPARGRLLRPTLFRWVRYSDRMLVVLCWLGIALSATLVAGLPQLSWPWVPMAGFLLLWLGYMSIVSIGQTFYGFGWEMLLLEAGFLAAFLGSDDQPPPTVVIVLFWWLLFRLEFGAGMIKIRGGREWRDLSALTYHHETQPMPGPLSRQAHLLPRGFHELEVLGNHFAQLVVPFFLFFPILGLWVPGPVPALIGAVAAAIVIATQTWLVLTGNFAWLNWATIVLAFATIGVPGIGADAAAPASDPPWMIDGMPLPWLIVTAAVALLYVVLSWPALRNLFARRQLMNASFNRWQLANAYGAFGTVTKERIEIVVEATRDPDPDAATWHEYGFKGKPGDLTRIPRQFAPYHLRLDWLMWFLPLGTPLEEWFTPFLAQLLRADPATLRLLRHDPFDGERPRWVRAVSYRYRFATRAEHREGGVVWVRDRRRVVIGPAHLPGEDG, encoded by the coding sequence ATGGACGGATTCGCGGCGGTCGACTTCGAGTTCGCGCGGCAGGTGCTGCAGCGGGGCATCGCGGCGCTCTACCTGGTCGCCTTCGTCTCGAGCCTGAACCAGTTCCGCCCGCTCCTCGGCGAGCGCGGCCTCATGCCCGCGCCGGACCTCCTCGCCTGGGCCGCCTCCTCCCCCGCACGCGGCCGTCTGCTGCGCCCGACCCTGTTCCGCTGGGTCCGCTATTCCGACCGGATGCTGGTCGTCCTGTGCTGGCTCGGCATCGCCCTGTCCGCGACGCTCGTCGCCGGGCTGCCGCAGCTGTCCTGGCCATGGGTGCCGATGGCCGGCTTCCTGCTGCTCTGGCTCGGCTACATGTCGATCGTCAGCATCGGGCAGACGTTCTACGGGTTCGGGTGGGAGATGCTGCTGCTGGAGGCCGGCTTCCTGGCGGCGTTCCTCGGCTCGGACGACCAGCCGCCCCCGACGGTCGTGATCGTCCTGTTCTGGTGGCTGCTGTTTCGGCTCGAGTTCGGCGCCGGGATGATCAAGATCCGCGGCGGCCGGGAATGGCGCGACCTGTCCGCGCTCACGTACCACCACGAGACGCAGCCGATGCCGGGCCCGCTCAGCCGCCAGGCGCACCTGCTGCCGCGCGGGTTCCACGAGCTCGAGGTGCTCGGCAACCATTTCGCGCAGCTCGTCGTGCCGTTCTTCCTGTTTTTCCCGATCCTCGGGCTCTGGGTGCCCGGGCCCGTGCCCGCCCTCATCGGCGCGGTCGCCGCCGCGATCGTGATCGCCACGCAGACCTGGCTCGTGCTCACCGGCAACTTCGCGTGGCTCAATTGGGCGACCATCGTGCTCGCGTTCGCGACCATCGGCGTGCCGGGCATCGGCGCAGATGCCGCGGCACCGGCATCCGATCCGCCCTGGATGATCGACGGGATGCCGCTGCCCTGGCTGATCGTCACGGCGGCGGTCGCGCTGCTGTACGTCGTGCTGAGCTGGCCCGCGCTGCGCAACCTGTTCGCGCGGCGCCAGCTGATGAACGCGAGCTTCAACCGGTGGCAGCTCGCCAACGCCTACGGCGCGTTCGGCACGGTGACGAAGGAGCGGATCGAGATCGTCGTGGAGGCGACGCGCGATCCCGACCCGGATGCGGCGACCTGGCACGAGTACGGATTCAAGGGAAAGCCGGGCGACCTCACCCGCATCCCGCGCCAGTTCGCGCCGTACCACCTGCGGCTGGACTGGCTGATGTGGTTCCTGCCCCTCGGCACACCGCTCGAGGAGTGGTTCACGCCGTTCCTGGCGCAGCTGCTGCGGGCCGATCCGGCCACGCTGCGACTGCTGCGCCACGACCCGTTCGACGGCGAGCGCCCACGGTGGGTGCGCGCCGTCTCGTACCGCTACCGGTTCGCGACGCGCGCCGAGCACCGGGAGGGTGGCGTGGTGTGGGTGCGCGATCGCCGCCGGGTGGTGATCGGTCCGGCGCATCTGCCCGGTGAGGACGGGTGA
- a CDS encoding glycosyltransferase family 2 protein, with translation MPALSVVIPSYNDAAMLRSCLDALAVQTRAVDEIVVVDNGSTDATAAVARAAGARVVTESIRGVLPATAAGFDAARGDLLARLDADSVPPPDWAARVVAAFEDDRGLDALSGPGAFYGGSPLTHWVAEHLYIGAYRVVVGGIMGHPVLYGSNLALRADTWRDVRTRVHRTMADVHDDFDICMNLEPGTNIRFDMDLVVGVSARPFATFAGFGRRVRVGLSTLALNAREESLISRRSAWRRAARGPQLEPDVSTSS, from the coding sequence ATGCCCGCCCTGTCTGTAGTGATCCCCTCGTACAACGACGCCGCCATGCTCCGCAGCTGCCTGGACGCTCTGGCGGTGCAGACGCGTGCCGTCGACGAGATCGTCGTGGTCGACAACGGCAGCACCGATGCGACCGCGGCCGTCGCCCGCGCCGCCGGGGCGCGGGTCGTCACCGAGAGCATCCGGGGCGTCCTGCCCGCCACCGCCGCGGGGTTCGATGCCGCTCGGGGCGACCTGCTGGCCCGGCTCGACGCCGACTCCGTGCCGCCGCCGGACTGGGCCGCGCGCGTGGTCGCCGCCTTCGAGGACGACCGCGGTCTTGACGCCCTGAGTGGCCCCGGCGCCTTCTACGGCGGGAGCCCGCTCACGCACTGGGTGGCGGAGCACCTCTACATCGGGGCGTACCGGGTCGTGGTCGGCGGCATCATGGGCCATCCCGTCCTGTACGGCTCGAACCTCGCGCTCCGCGCCGACACCTGGCGCGACGTCCGGACCAGGGTGCACCGCACGATGGCCGACGTGCACGACGACTTCGACATCTGCATGAACCTCGAGCCGGGCACGAACATCCGCTTCGACATGGACCTCGTCGTCGGCGTGTCCGCCCGCCCGTTCGCGACCTTCGCCGGCTTCGGCCGCAGGGTGCGGGTCGGGCTGAGCACGCTCGCGCTCAACGCCCGCGAGGAGTCGCTGATCTCGCGGCGCAGCGCGTGGCGGCGCGCCGCCCGTGGTCCTCAACTCGAGCCGGACGTGTCCACCTCGTCGTAG
- a CDS encoding alpha/beta fold hydrolase: protein MTRDTSDVGAVVDVRSLTAADAQGLDAALPDRDWAVLPAGFRRVAFTVPSGELAGFEIGPIDGCPVVLVPGVTGSKEDFVLMAPLLAAAGFRVISFDLAGQYESAAAGPERLSPPRPHYDHPLFEDDLVAVLETLPEPAHLLGYSFAGTVAQLVAVHRRDLVASLSLLGCPPISGQAFRDVKVLGPMSRWTPPSAGAALMIWGVRNNLNRVKPGRVAFARARFSLTRRDSVRDVIGLMRATPDLDAPLRRTGIPIFVAAGHHDLWPGAAHRAFAERLGARLALYTTGHSPCETTPHELSRDLVALYDEVDTSGSS from the coding sequence GTGACGCGGGACACATCGGATGTCGGAGCCGTCGTCGACGTCCGGTCGCTGACCGCCGCCGACGCGCAGGGCCTCGACGCGGCGCTGCCCGATCGCGACTGGGCGGTCCTCCCGGCGGGGTTCCGTCGGGTCGCGTTCACCGTCCCGAGCGGGGAGCTCGCCGGGTTCGAGATCGGCCCGATCGACGGGTGCCCCGTCGTACTCGTGCCGGGCGTCACCGGGTCGAAGGAGGACTTCGTGCTGATGGCGCCGCTGCTGGCCGCAGCGGGGTTCCGGGTCATCAGCTTCGACCTCGCCGGGCAGTACGAATCAGCCGCCGCCGGCCCCGAGCGGCTCTCGCCGCCGCGCCCGCACTACGACCACCCGCTCTTCGAAGACGACCTGGTCGCGGTGCTCGAGACCCTGCCGGAGCCCGCGCATCTGCTCGGGTACTCGTTCGCGGGGACGGTCGCGCAGCTCGTCGCGGTGCACCGGCGCGACCTCGTCGCCTCACTGAGCCTGCTGGGCTGCCCGCCGATCTCGGGTCAGGCGTTCCGCGACGTGAAGGTGCTCGGGCCGATGTCGCGGTGGACGCCGCCGTCCGCGGGTGCGGCACTGATGATCTGGGGCGTGCGCAACAACCTGAACCGGGTGAAGCCGGGACGCGTGGCGTTCGCGCGGGCGCGGTTCTCCCTGACCCGGCGCGACAGTGTGCGCGACGTCATCGGGCTGATGCGCGCGACGCCCGACCTCGACGCGCCGCTGCGGCGCACCGGCATCCCGATCTTCGTCGCCGCCGGGCACCACGATCTCTGGCCCGGCGCGGCGCATCGCGCGTTCGCCGAGCGGCTGGGCGCGCGCCTCGCGCTGTACACGACCGGCCACAGCCCGTGCGAGACGACTCCGCACGAGCTCAGCCGCGATCTCGTGGCGCTCTACGACGAGGTGGACACGTCCGGCTCGAGTTGA
- a CDS encoding DUF2510 domain-containing protein, which produces MTDAQAGWYDDGTGTTRWWDGQAWTDTVQPPAPKAPGLDGVIARAQADAVAGAQPRPAPAGMSYVVLQVVLKEKFFGSGSGNLTELEKAINAQAALGYRLHTITTASSGTGGFGGGDRIQATLVFERLT; this is translated from the coding sequence ATGACCGACGCACAAGCCGGCTGGTACGACGACGGCACGGGAACCACGAGGTGGTGGGACGGCCAGGCGTGGACCGACACCGTGCAGCCGCCCGCACCGAAAGCTCCCGGTCTCGACGGAGTGATCGCCCGAGCCCAAGCGGATGCTGTGGCCGGCGCCCAGCCACGGCCCGCGCCGGCGGGCATGAGCTACGTCGTGCTCCAGGTCGTGCTGAAGGAGAAGTTCTTCGGCAGCGGATCAGGCAATCTCACCGAGCTGGAGAAGGCGATCAACGCGCAGGCCGCGCTCGGCTACCGCCTGCACACGATCACCACGGCCTCGTCGGGGACCGGCGGATTCGGCGGCGGCGACCGCATCCAGGCGACTCTGGTCTTCGAGCGGCTCACCTGA
- a CDS encoding VOC family protein, with the protein MPVFDHLGVSVDDLPTAIAQFDPVMTALGFTRYDADNGVSWHTEGETEFILLPASQPGTGPHRHGRVGWQHLAFAVDSRAEVDRLHEIAVDAGWSVVRAPKLYPRFNDRYYAAFLEDANGIRIEFMHNPGPEPAPED; encoded by the coding sequence ATGCCTGTCTTCGACCATCTCGGCGTCTCCGTCGACGACCTCCCGACCGCGATCGCGCAGTTCGATCCGGTGATGACCGCCCTGGGCTTCACGCGCTACGACGCGGACAACGGGGTCTCGTGGCACACCGAGGGCGAGACCGAGTTCATCCTCCTGCCGGCCAGCCAACCCGGCACCGGTCCGCACCGGCACGGCCGGGTCGGATGGCAGCACCTCGCCTTCGCGGTCGACTCGCGCGCCGAGGTCGACCGCCTGCACGAGATCGCTGTGGATGCCGGCTGGTCGGTCGTACGCGCGCCGAAGCTGTACCCGCGCTTCAACGACCGCTACTACGCCGCGTTCCTGGAGGACGCCAACGGCATCCGCATCGAGTTCATGCACAACCCAGGGCCGGAGCCGGCGCCAGAGGACTAG
- the arfB gene encoding alternative ribosome rescue aminoacyl-tRNA hydrolase ArfB, translating into MPAAHRPGLRVTSGVTIPESELSWRFSRSSGPGGQGVNTADSRAELVWDAAGSAALSELQRERVLERLGGRLVDGVLTIAASEYRSQLRNRDAARERLVALIADALRPPAPQRRPTKPSRGAKERRLDEKKRRTDVKRLRRPPLD; encoded by the coding sequence ATGCCCGCCGCTCATCGCCCCGGTCTCCGGGTCACCTCGGGAGTCACGATCCCCGAGTCGGAGCTGTCGTGGCGGTTCTCGCGGTCATCCGGGCCGGGTGGGCAGGGCGTGAACACCGCGGATTCCCGCGCCGAGCTCGTATGGGATGCCGCGGGCTCCGCGGCGCTGTCGGAGCTTCAGCGCGAGCGGGTCCTCGAGCGCCTGGGCGGCCGCCTCGTCGACGGCGTCCTGACGATCGCCGCCTCCGAGTACCGCTCGCAGCTGCGCAACCGGGATGCGGCGCGGGAGCGGCTGGTCGCCCTGATCGCGGACGCCCTGCGGCCACCTGCACCGCAGCGCCGGCCGACGAAGCCGTCCCGCGGAGCCAAGGAACGGCGCCTCGACGAGAAGAAGCGTCGGACCGACGTGAAGCGTCTGCGGCGACCGCCCCTCGACTGA
- a CDS encoding phage holin family protein encodes MSDPTPSEQRAATASLGELLGEVTSDLSTLMRQELALAKAELKESATTSAKGAGMLGGAGYAASMTVLFLSIAFWAALAVWIGGGWAGVIVAVLWAVIAAILFVMGRGQLKEVKGAPQTVETLQEIPPTFKRNEENR; translated from the coding sequence ATGAGCGATCCGACACCCTCTGAGCAGCGCGCGGCGACCGCGTCGCTCGGCGAGCTGCTCGGTGAGGTGACGAGCGACCTCTCCACCCTCATGCGCCAGGAGCTCGCGCTCGCCAAGGCCGAGCTCAAGGAGTCGGCCACGACGTCGGCCAAGGGCGCGGGCATGCTCGGCGGCGCCGGGTACGCAGCATCCATGACCGTTCTGTTCCTGTCGATCGCCTTCTGGGCCGCTCTGGCGGTCTGGATCGGCGGCGGCTGGGCGGGCGTCATCGTCGCGGTCCTGTGGGCCGTGATCGCCGCGATCCTGTTCGTCATGGGCCGCGGTCAGCTGAAGGAAGTGAAGGGCGCTCCCCAGACGGTGGAGACCCTGCAGGAGATCCCCCCGACATTCAAGAGAAATGAGGAGAACCGATGA
- a CDS encoding DUF3618 domain-containing protein, with product MTDSPDAIRADIERTREDLGQNVDALADKVTPSKIVDRQVDKVRGAFGSVRERVMGAADDASSSASDLADGAKDLAHQAKDKAQGAPLAVGLVAFGVGLLAAALIPASRKEKELAETVKDKAQPLVDEATSVAKDVASGLKEPAQQAATAVKDRAAEAVDTVTSETTDAAGTVKDQAQQAREHVAEH from the coding sequence ATGACCGATTCACCCGACGCGATCCGTGCCGACATCGAGCGGACCCGCGAAGACCTGGGCCAGAACGTCGACGCACTCGCCGACAAGGTCACCCCGTCGAAGATCGTCGACCGCCAGGTCGACAAGGTGCGGGGCGCGTTCGGCTCCGTCCGCGAGCGCGTGATGGGCGCCGCGGACGACGCGTCGTCGTCGGCATCCGACCTCGCTGACGGCGCGAAGGACCTCGCGCACCAGGCGAAGGACAAGGCCCAGGGCGCTCCCCTGGCCGTCGGACTCGTCGCCTTCGGCGTCGGTCTGCTCGCCGCGGCCCTGATCCCGGCCTCCCGCAAGGAGAAGGAGCTGGCCGAGACCGTCAAGGACAAGGCCCAGCCGCTCGTGGACGAGGCGACGAGCGTCGCCAAGGACGTCGCGAGCGGTCTCAAGGAGCCCGCGCAGCAGGCGGCGACCGCGGTGAAGGACCGCGCGGCGGAGGCCGTCGACACCGTCACGTCCGAGACGACGGATGCTGCCGGCACCGTCAAGGACCAGGCACAGCAGGCGCGCGAGCACGTCGCCGAGCACTGA